DNA from Candidatus Omnitrophota bacterium:
AAACACGGATTCTCCGCTGAATATAGAGAGGGATATTATAGGCTATTCCGGCGCGCCAGCCAATACAGGGCAATAAGGGTCTTGGCATCGACAATTTCGCCCTGATCGAGCATCCGGAGAGCCTCTTTGACGCTAAGCCGGACAGGCTCCAGGTGCTCGTCCTCATCCAGCTTGGCAAGAGCGGGCTCCAGTTCTGTGGCAAGGTACAGATACATGATTTCCGTGTTAAAACCCGGGGAGGGGTAGAACTCCAGCACCTTTTTCACGCGCTTTGGGGAAAAACCGATCTCCTCGGCCAGTTCCCGGCACGCGCACTGCTCCGGGGTCTCCCCCGGGTCCAGGGTGCCGGCAGGAATCTCATAGATCCATCCATCCGGAGCCACCCGGTGTTGGCGCACCAGAATCACGTGCTCAGGATCGGGCATGGCCAGCATCACCGCAGCACCCGGATGTTCGATGACCTCCCGGTGCCCGATCCTGCCGCCAGGCATCTCCAGCTTCCTGACACGCACATGAAGAAGTTGCCCGTCAAAAACAGGCTCAGAGGAAATTGTCCTGCAGGTCTCTCCGGGTTTCATTCAATCCCCCATTCACGGCAAAGCTCGTCGTTGATCTGACGGATCTCGCGCGGGTTGATGCGGCGATCTTTCTTCAGGGATGCCGGGGCGGACGGTCCGCCCCCCTGCCCCTTTTGCATGAGGGCCTGGAGTTCGTCCGCGCTCATCCACACCGCCTGGTGCGTGCGCGCATAGTGTTTGACCTCGTTGTCCGAACTCACCACCACACAA
Protein-coding regions in this window:
- a CDS encoding NUDIX hydrolase: MKPGETCRTISSEPVFDGQLLHVRVRKLEMPGGRIGHREVIEHPGAAVMLAMPDPEHVILVRQHRVAPDGWIYEIPAGTLDPGETPEQCACRELAEEIGFSPKRVKKVLEFYPSPGFNTEIMYLYLATELEPALAKLDEDEHLEPVRLSVKEALRMLDQGEIVDAKTLIALYWLARRNSL